In the genome of Actinomadura graeca, one region contains:
- a CDS encoding NUDIX hydrolase, protein MVIDGTRRLLLIQHIALQRWLLPGGHLEPGDDTLPYAALRELEEETGISWHGAVAPPGHDVTPVDIDVHTIPANPAKDEPEHWHADFRWALWVQGPKVVLQAEEVEGYGWRPVSEAPTPKLAAKLAHWGAAHIGGSIDNVTVPVAAARC, encoded by the coding sequence GTGGTCATCGACGGCACCCGGCGCCTGCTGCTCATCCAGCACATCGCGCTTCAGCGGTGGCTCCTGCCCGGCGGGCACCTGGAGCCGGGCGACGACACGTTGCCTTACGCGGCGCTGCGTGAACTGGAGGAGGAGACCGGGATCTCCTGGCATGGCGCGGTCGCCCCACCCGGCCACGACGTGACCCCGGTCGACATCGACGTGCACACGATCCCCGCCAACCCAGCCAAGGACGAACCCGAACACTGGCACGCCGACTTTCGTTGGGCTCTCTGGGTCCAGGGGCCCAAGGTGGTGCTCCAGGCAGAAGAGGTCGAAGGCTACGGCTGGCGGCCCGTCAGCGAGGCCCCCACGCCGAAGCTGGCCGCCAAGCTGGCGCACTGGGGAGCCGCACACATCGGCGGCTCCATCGACAACGTGACCGTTCCCGTGGCCGCCGCGCGATGCTAG
- the cas8c gene encoding type I-C CRISPR-associated protein Cas8c/Csd1 produces the protein MLIQRLVEHAATTDGTAAPRYHRSRAVRWTVRIDEHGTGSLIDRADSNNKAGAQEATPYLTRTSGIAAMLLVDTLEYVFGIPKDETDKAKKAAQRRNDAYLTMLHEWRDATADPVAATVCDFFDAKRHITLAAQLPAAAAASEIVAIMVGNEFVHRRSSAIDHWSGVARRRKGSGDEGICLACGSIGPLLKTVPDMVKSSLIPVGIDTSGRSKRGRDAALISVNTGAQGRGGVLQLANTPLCETCGSQAMAALNHLLGNERHRRRGDDSVLTWWLREPAEFDLMVIDRPELADVKALLNEVSNARPGTSVDHNAFHALTLSANQSRIVVRDWMDIPVHDIRARLAAWFNDHGSTDHWADGVHYVPLWKLVRASGRWNRSAQQYVPGSVAHGLERDLLRAALHGVPPPPHLVPRLLHRIRNDHHVDLPRVALLRLALTRPPYKENVMSGLDETEDDPAYVWGRIFAVLEAIQRRALPDVNATIRDRWFGLAMTQPGATLCMLSRNAIGHIKKLVGKDETRAAGRALDARLADLINPLNSKTGLPSHLDVRGQVRFIIGYNHQRSADLSAARAANAAKKAKEGDGSADGPSADQ, from the coding sequence ATGCTGATCCAGCGACTGGTCGAGCATGCCGCAACGACGGACGGCACCGCGGCTCCTCGATATCACCGCAGCCGCGCCGTCCGATGGACGGTTCGGATAGACGAACACGGAACCGGGTCACTTATCGATCGGGCTGACTCGAACAACAAGGCGGGCGCCCAGGAGGCCACTCCCTATCTCACCCGCACCAGCGGGATCGCGGCGATGCTGCTGGTCGACACCTTGGAATACGTCTTCGGGATACCCAAGGATGAGACGGATAAGGCTAAGAAGGCAGCCCAACGACGCAACGACGCGTACTTGACGATGCTGCACGAATGGCGCGACGCTACCGCTGATCCGGTGGCGGCGACAGTCTGTGACTTCTTCGATGCGAAGCGTCATATCACGCTTGCGGCCCAGCTACCTGCCGCTGCCGCTGCGTCCGAGATCGTTGCGATCATGGTCGGGAACGAATTCGTACATCGGCGTTCGTCGGCCATTGATCACTGGAGTGGAGTGGCGCGTCGGCGGAAGGGTTCGGGGGACGAGGGGATCTGCCTCGCGTGCGGCTCGATTGGGCCTCTGCTCAAGACCGTGCCAGACATGGTCAAGAGTTCCTTAATCCCAGTCGGCATCGATACCTCCGGGCGCTCGAAACGCGGTCGCGATGCCGCGCTCATTTCAGTTAACACGGGAGCACAAGGCCGTGGGGGCGTGCTGCAATTGGCCAACACTCCCCTCTGTGAGACGTGCGGCTCCCAAGCCATGGCCGCACTGAACCATCTCCTCGGCAACGAGCGGCATCGACGTCGTGGCGATGACAGCGTTCTCACCTGGTGGCTCCGCGAACCGGCCGAGTTCGATCTGATGGTGATCGACAGACCGGAATTGGCAGACGTCAAGGCGCTGCTGAATGAGGTCAGTAACGCGAGGCCCGGCACTTCTGTAGACCACAACGCCTTCCACGCTCTCACCCTGTCGGCCAACCAAAGCCGGATCGTGGTCCGCGACTGGATGGACATACCAGTCCACGACATCAGAGCCCGCCTCGCGGCCTGGTTCAACGACCACGGCTCGACCGATCACTGGGCCGATGGCGTGCACTACGTCCCGCTCTGGAAACTCGTCCGGGCCAGCGGCCGTTGGAACCGCTCCGCCCAGCAGTACGTCCCTGGAAGCGTCGCGCATGGTCTTGAACGGGACCTACTTCGTGCCGCGCTCCACGGAGTCCCGCCACCGCCGCACCTTGTTCCCCGACTGTTGCACCGCATCCGGAACGACCACCACGTCGATCTTCCCCGGGTCGCCCTGCTCCGGCTTGCGCTGACCCGGCCTCCCTACAAGGAGAACGTCATGTCCGGCCTCGACGAGACCGAAGACGACCCCGCATATGTGTGGGGACGGATTTTTGCTGTGCTAGAAGCGATCCAGCGCCGCGCCCTGCCCGATGTCAACGCCACCATCCGCGACCGCTGGTTCGGGCTGGCTATGACTCAGCCCGGAGCGACGCTGTGCATGCTGAGCCGCAATGCAATTGGGCACATCAAGAAGCTCGTCGGTAAGGATGAGACCCGCGCCGCCGGTCGCGCCCTCGACGCGCGGCTAGCGGACCTCATCAACCCCCTCAACTCGAAAACAGGGCTGCCCTCACATCTGGACGTTCGTGGTCAGGTGCGATTCATCATCGGCTACAACCACCAGCGCTCGGCCGACCTATCCGCTGCGCGGGCGGCCAATGCGGCCAAGAAGGCCAAAGAGGGCGATGGCTCCGCCGACGGGCCGTCCGCAGATCAGTGA
- a CDS encoding VOC family protein: METSTIKALQTGHVGLNVTDLDRSLSFYLRVFGLDVQAEGKEPDRRWAFLGRDGRLLLTLWQQSDAPFATGSAGLHHLSFQVESIEEVQAAERVLRDLDAEFAHDGVVPHGEGVSSGGIFFTDPDGIRLEIYAPTGADTAPAPSGAAPTCGFF; this comes from the coding sequence ATGGAAACGTCCACCATCAAGGCTCTTCAGACGGGACACGTCGGACTGAACGTGACCGATCTGGACCGGTCACTGTCCTTCTACCTGCGCGTCTTCGGGCTCGACGTCCAAGCCGAAGGCAAGGAGCCCGATCGCCGCTGGGCCTTTCTGGGGCGCGACGGGCGGCTGCTGCTGACCCTGTGGCAGCAGAGCGACGCCCCGTTCGCGACCGGATCGGCGGGCCTGCACCACCTGTCGTTCCAGGTCGAGTCGATCGAGGAGGTCCAGGCCGCCGAACGGGTGCTGCGTGACCTGGACGCCGAGTTCGCCCACGACGGCGTCGTACCGCACGGCGAGGGCGTCTCGTCCGGCGGGATCTTCTTCACCGACCCCGACGGGATCCGCCTGGAGATCTACGCGCCCACCGGCGCCGACACCGCGCCGGCTCCCAGCGGAGCGGCGCCGACCTGCGGCTTCTTCTAA
- the cas3 gene encoding CRISPR-associated helicase Cas3': protein MDHELWAHSANPAGVRHGLVDHLRGTAARAVKFASVFGAGELAGGLGILHDIGKSVCVWQEGLKWAESRGSRVVDAGGASIDHKLAGTWLAVRKANLGPFALSILGHHGGLSSRRALKDAMSSAEAEAADRVQEAVRRVSGLIPEILDDRRSAVPAWGCSSDDPYAAELLLRMTFSALVDADFLDTESHFTGERSAVPSLASMVETFEGARDSYLGDTRSPIDLIRSEVYDQAVQAAGGPVGIFPFPAPTGAGKTIAAGGFAAHHAARHGLRRVIVAVPFLSITEQNAQVYRTLFGADNVLEHHSGVNLDELPAALRWQRLAAENWDAPVVVTTTVRLFESLFSRKPSAMRKLHRLAGAVIVLDEVQSLPDGMLPPILSALRTLTEHFGTSVLLASATQPEFFSLGVFAGLQARSVIVEPKPLYKGLRRVKYEWRIDPRPTFAQVAEEAAQKPQVLAIVNTTKDAATLHEYLEKMIGEDVLHLSTRMAGGHRRSVLREIRSRLNEGLPVTVVSTQLVEAGVDLDFPVVFRAFAPAEALQQAAGRSNRNGLLAFGRVIVFDPADGSVTGARRVYGAALDTTRVFFGPGLADPDDLDALSAYYQARYALKDIEKVGPGAEIQRYRAEFDFPEVAERFKLVDEQTVPVLVPYGDDAERERLRGLLMSPGGADPWVFRKLQPYLATLPRRRAAQAVKEGLATELLGGLIEWHGEYHRRRGVEFTDPSGEDFVW, encoded by the coding sequence GTGGACCATGAATTATGGGCACATAGTGCGAACCCTGCGGGTGTTCGTCATGGGCTCGTAGATCATTTACGTGGCACAGCCGCCCGTGCGGTCAAGTTCGCTTCGGTGTTCGGGGCGGGAGAGCTGGCTGGCGGTTTGGGCATTTTGCACGATATAGGCAAGTCAGTGTGTGTCTGGCAGGAAGGTCTGAAATGGGCTGAAAGCCGCGGTAGTCGGGTCGTCGATGCAGGTGGGGCCAGCATCGATCACAAGCTGGCTGGTACGTGGTTAGCGGTTCGCAAGGCGAATCTCGGGCCCTTCGCGTTATCGATTCTGGGACATCACGGCGGTCTTTCGTCGCGCCGAGCCTTGAAGGACGCAATGTCTTCTGCCGAGGCGGAGGCGGCTGATCGCGTGCAAGAGGCGGTGCGTCGGGTCTCTGGCCTGATCCCAGAAATTCTGGACGACCGGAGATCGGCTGTCCCTGCCTGGGGCTGCTCCAGTGATGATCCCTATGCGGCCGAGCTTCTGTTGCGCATGACCTTCAGCGCCCTTGTCGATGCGGACTTCCTGGACACCGAGTCACATTTTACGGGCGAGCGGTCGGCCGTGCCTTCGCTGGCTTCGATGGTGGAGACGTTCGAAGGGGCTCGGGACAGCTACCTGGGAGATACGCGTTCACCAATCGATCTGATCCGTTCGGAGGTCTATGACCAGGCGGTTCAGGCAGCCGGAGGTCCGGTCGGCATCTTTCCGTTCCCGGCGCCGACCGGGGCGGGCAAGACCATCGCGGCCGGCGGATTCGCGGCGCATCACGCGGCGCGGCATGGCCTGCGGCGTGTGATCGTGGCGGTCCCGTTCCTGTCAATCACCGAGCAGAACGCACAGGTGTACCGCACGTTGTTCGGCGCTGACAACGTGTTGGAGCACCACAGTGGTGTAAACCTGGACGAACTCCCGGCGGCCTTGCGTTGGCAACGGCTTGCTGCGGAGAACTGGGATGCACCGGTGGTCGTGACCACGACGGTGCGCCTGTTCGAGTCGCTGTTCAGCCGCAAGCCGTCGGCGATGCGGAAGCTGCATCGGCTCGCAGGAGCGGTCATCGTCCTCGACGAAGTCCAGTCGCTACCGGACGGCATGTTGCCGCCGATCCTGTCGGCGCTGCGTACCCTGACCGAGCACTTCGGGACGAGTGTGCTGCTGGCTTCGGCGACGCAGCCGGAGTTCTTCTCACTGGGGGTGTTCGCGGGCCTCCAGGCACGCTCCGTGATCGTTGAGCCGAAGCCGCTGTACAAAGGTCTGCGGCGAGTGAAGTACGAGTGGCGGATCGACCCCAGGCCCACGTTCGCGCAGGTGGCAGAGGAGGCCGCGCAGAAGCCGCAGGTGCTGGCGATCGTCAACACCACCAAGGATGCAGCCACTCTCCACGAGTATCTGGAGAAGATGATCGGGGAGGACGTTCTGCACCTGTCGACGCGGATGGCGGGTGGGCATCGGCGGAGTGTGCTGCGAGAGATCCGGTCCCGCTTGAACGAAGGACTACCTGTCACCGTCGTCAGTACCCAGCTGGTGGAGGCGGGGGTCGACTTGGACTTCCCGGTGGTGTTCCGCGCATTCGCGCCAGCCGAAGCATTGCAGCAGGCAGCGGGACGATCCAACCGCAACGGCCTGCTCGCTTTCGGCCGTGTGATCGTGTTCGACCCGGCGGACGGCAGTGTCACTGGTGCGCGCCGGGTATATGGCGCCGCGCTCGACACGACTCGGGTTTTCTTCGGCCCTGGACTGGCCGACCCTGATGATCTGGATGCTCTCAGTGCCTATTACCAGGCGCGATACGCCTTGAAGGACATCGAGAAGGTCGGTCCTGGGGCGGAGATCCAGCGTTATCGAGCCGAGTTTGACTTCCCCGAGGTGGCCGAGCGCTTCAAGCTGGTCGATGAGCAGACCGTCCCGGTGCTTGTTCCTTACGGTGACGACGCCGAGCGGGAGCGTCTTCGTGGATTGCTGATGAGCCCTGGTGGTGCGGATCCGTGGGTGTTTCGCAAGCTTCAGCCGTATTTGGCGACTCTGCCGCGAAGGCGGGCTGCTCAGGCCGTGAAGGAGGGGCTGGCCACCGAACTGCTGGGTGGTCTGATCGAATGGCATGGCGAATATCACCGGCGCCGCGGTGTCGAATTCACCGATCCGAGCGGAGAGGACTTCGTCTGGTGA
- a CDS encoding pyridoxamine 5'-phosphate oxidase family protein codes for MAADVYHQGERAARRRAGLGDQGEVSAGAVRAQIPEVAQRFLLQQPMLVLGAADDQERMWATLLTGRPGFLRAENGGILTVESRPGPGDPLHDRLSRPAPVGMLAIEPARHRRMRMNGRAVPTAHGIRVTLDQVYSNCSKYIQKREQKWVPTTAAQPKRTRALTGDQERWITGADTFFIATADRDGNADASHRGGNPGFVQVMSPTLLRWPDYVGNAMFNTLGNLEIHPQAGLLFCDWRTGAVLHLSGTARTDWDPAHAAAVPGAQRLVEFTVTEVIEILGASPLRWSEPVVSRFNPPA; via the coding sequence GTGGCGGCCGACGTCTACCACCAAGGCGAGCGAGCCGCCCGGCGGCGTGCCGGCCTGGGCGATCAGGGTGAGGTGTCCGCCGGCGCCGTCCGCGCGCAGATCCCCGAGGTGGCGCAGAGGTTCCTGCTTCAGCAGCCGATGCTGGTGCTCGGCGCCGCCGATGACCAGGAGCGGATGTGGGCCACCCTGCTCACGGGACGGCCCGGTTTCCTGCGCGCCGAGAACGGCGGCATTCTCACCGTCGAATCTCGCCCCGGGCCCGGTGACCCGCTGCACGACCGGCTTTCCAGGCCCGCTCCGGTCGGCATGCTCGCCATCGAGCCCGCCCGGCACCGCCGGATGCGCATGAACGGACGTGCCGTCCCGACCGCGCATGGCATTCGCGTCACACTCGATCAGGTGTATTCAAATTGCTCTAAGTACATTCAAAAGCGCGAACAGAAATGGGTGCCGACTACCGCGGCCCAGCCGAAACGCACCCGCGCGCTGACCGGCGACCAGGAGCGGTGGATCACCGGCGCCGACACCTTCTTTATAGCCACCGCTGACCGCGATGGCAATGCCGACGCCTCCCACCGCGGCGGCAACCCCGGATTCGTCCAGGTGATGTCACCGACTTTGCTGCGCTGGCCTGACTACGTCGGCAACGCCATGTTTAACACCCTGGGGAACCTGGAGATCCATCCCCAAGCCGGACTGCTGTTCTGCGATTGGCGAACCGGCGCCGTTCTGCACCTGTCTGGCACCGCGCGTACCGACTGGGACCCTGCGCACGCTGCGGCGGTGCCCGGCGCCCAGCGGCTGGTCGAGTTCACCGTCACCGAGGTGATCGAAATTCTCGGCGCCAGTCCACTGCGCTGGAGTGAGCCTGTCGTGTCCCGTTTCAATCCGCCTGCGTAG
- the cas7c gene encoding type I-C CRISPR-associated protein Cas7/Csd2: protein MTDAVHLNPERKHDFALLFDVKDGNPNGDPDAGGMPRTDPETMQGLVTDVAIKRKIRNMVALLGKDKPGYDIYVEAGVSLNSQHERAYTALGITKTKEKSKDVSAETRAREWMCKTFFDVRAFGAVMTTGSQQAGRVQGPVQFTFSRSIDPVIPQEHGITRVTRTKTEDTKETEMGGKHAVPYGLYLGYGHFSAPLAARTGVSGDDLAMLWRSMELMFEHDRASTRGEMALRGLYVFTHADGFGSAPAHTLFDLITVRSQVDGPTRSFGDYSVKIVEEAIPQQVTLTRIIG, encoded by the coding sequence ATGACTGACGCAGTACATCTCAACCCCGAGCGCAAGCACGACTTCGCTCTCCTCTTCGACGTCAAAGACGGCAACCCCAACGGGGACCCGGATGCCGGTGGTATGCCGCGTACCGATCCCGAGACCATGCAGGGCCTGGTCACCGACGTCGCCATCAAGCGAAAGATTCGCAACATGGTGGCCCTTCTCGGCAAGGACAAGCCCGGTTACGACATCTACGTCGAGGCCGGGGTTTCCTTGAATTCTCAGCACGAACGCGCCTACACCGCCCTCGGCATCACAAAGACCAAGGAGAAGAGCAAGGACGTCTCCGCCGAGACCCGGGCGCGAGAATGGATGTGCAAGACCTTCTTCGATGTTCGGGCGTTCGGTGCCGTCATGACAACGGGCAGCCAGCAAGCCGGTCGAGTCCAGGGGCCGGTCCAGTTCACCTTTTCTCGGTCCATCGACCCGGTCATCCCCCAGGAGCACGGCATCACCCGCGTCACCCGCACCAAGACTGAGGACACCAAAGAGACAGAAATGGGAGGCAAGCACGCCGTCCCCTACGGCCTCTACCTCGGGTACGGACACTTCAGTGCGCCGCTCGCGGCCCGTACTGGCGTGAGCGGGGACGACCTCGCCATGCTGTGGCGCTCCATGGAGCTGATGTTCGAGCACGACCGCGCCTCCACCCGCGGTGAGATGGCGCTGCGCGGCCTCTATGTCTTCACGCACGCCGATGGCTTCGGGTCCGCGCCGGCCCACACCCTTTTCGATCTCATCACCGTCCGATCCCAGGTCGACGGCCCCACCCGAAGCTTCGGCGACTACAGCGTCAAGATCGTCGAGGAGGCGATTCCCCAGCAGGTGACCCTCACTCGAATCATCGGATGA
- a CDS encoding CGNR zinc finger domain-containing protein translates to MQSEHPSQQEVVDPRPLVGEPLFLDLLNTRWVHDGVLRDLLDSTGGLAIWLRSAGLDDQAAADRETLDATVQTREILLALLDQAPSPETMDALNRVLEHGALHYRLGPDGSEEHPRTDSPAWLPSWLAATDYLRLMTASPDRVKSCAHPACVLHFHDTTKNGTRRWCSMAICGNRAKAARHYDRTRTNVQPPN, encoded by the coding sequence GTGCAGTCAGAGCATCCGTCGCAGCAGGAGGTTGTGGATCCCCGTCCGCTCGTCGGGGAGCCGCTGTTCCTCGACCTGCTCAATACGCGGTGGGTCCACGACGGCGTCCTCCGCGACCTGCTCGACTCCACCGGCGGTCTGGCCATCTGGCTGCGTTCGGCCGGGCTGGACGATCAGGCGGCGGCCGACCGGGAGACGCTCGACGCAACTGTGCAGACCCGCGAGATCCTCTTGGCGCTTCTCGATCAGGCGCCCTCCCCCGAAACGATGGACGCGCTCAACCGGGTCCTCGAACATGGCGCGCTGCACTACCGGCTCGGCCCCGACGGTTCGGAAGAGCACCCGCGAACCGACTCGCCCGCCTGGCTCCCGTCCTGGCTGGCCGCCACCGATTACCTGCGGCTCATGACTGCTAGCCCCGACCGCGTCAAGTCCTGCGCGCACCCCGCCTGCGTGCTGCACTTCCACGACACGACCAAGAACGGCACCCGCCGTTGGTGCTCCATGGCCATCTGCGGCAATCGCGCCAAAGCCGCCCGCCACTATGACCGGACGAGAACAAACGTCCAGCCGCCGAACTGA
- the cas5c gene encoding type I-C CRISPR-associated protein Cas5c, with product MSSHPYYPNSPLTVEVSGEFACFTRPELKAERFSYEVMTPSAARGVLESIFWRPEFEYVIVKIEILKPIAWFSIRRNEVKSLASDEWIRRMMADTSVRYDVETDRDQRNTIALRDVAYRIFAQVRLRPQATGNEVKYREQFRRRVDKGACFSQPFLGTREFSARFGKASRLEPIRETRALGPMLHSIHYQDGKETYHWFMAELSNGVLEVPPRGLELPAAGPAGSRS from the coding sequence GTGAGCTCTCACCCCTACTACCCCAATTCCCCTCTGACGGTGGAAGTGAGCGGAGAGTTCGCCTGCTTCACCCGCCCGGAGTTGAAGGCGGAGCGGTTCAGTTATGAAGTGATGACTCCGTCCGCCGCCCGTGGTGTCCTCGAATCGATCTTCTGGCGTCCAGAGTTCGAGTATGTGATCGTGAAGATCGAGATCCTCAAGCCGATCGCCTGGTTCTCGATACGCCGCAACGAGGTCAAGTCACTCGCCTCTGACGAGTGGATCCGGCGGATGATGGCGGACACCTCGGTGCGCTACGACGTCGAGACCGACCGGGACCAGCGCAACACGATCGCGCTCCGCGATGTCGCCTACCGGATCTTCGCGCAGGTTCGGCTGCGCCCGCAGGCGACGGGTAATGAGGTCAAGTACCGCGAGCAGTTCCGACGCCGCGTGGACAAAGGCGCATGCTTCTCCCAGCCGTTCCTAGGGACCCGCGAGTTCTCAGCGCGCTTTGGGAAGGCCAGCCGCCTTGAGCCGATCCGCGAGACGCGTGCTCTCGGTCCGATGCTCCACAGCATCCACTACCAGGATGGCAAGGAGACCTACCACTGGTTCATGGCCGAGCTGAGCAACGGAGTGCTGGAAGTACCGCCCCGGGGCCTCGAACTCCCCGCCGCAGGCCCTGCCGGCTCCAGGAGTTGA
- a CDS encoding DUF6879 family protein, with amino-acid sequence MYSPWTDTVRNAVARGLDVRRVRVVSEPVSDYIRFEHAVTERVNVAGGERIRWLSRARTWDLLLPGCDLWLVDDETALFYFFAPDGEPVGSQASTHPAIVSRCVDAVAAAWGRGIDHADYRP; translated from the coding sequence CTGTACTCGCCTTGGACGGACACGGTCCGCAATGCGGTAGCCCGCGGACTGGACGTGCGACGCGTGCGGGTCGTGTCCGAGCCGGTAAGCGACTACATCCGTTTCGAGCACGCGGTGACTGAGCGCGTAAACGTCGCGGGCGGCGAACGAATTAGGTGGCTTTCCCGCGCACGTACGTGGGATCTGTTGCTCCCAGGCTGTGACCTGTGGCTGGTCGATGACGAGACCGCCCTGTTCTACTTCTTCGCCCCGGACGGTGAGCCGGTCGGCTCCCAAGCAAGCACGCACCCGGCGATCGTGTCTCGCTGTGTCGATGCTGTGGCGGCGGCCTGGGGTCGCGGGATCGACCACGCGGATTACCGCCCCTAA
- a CDS encoding DUF4360 domain-containing protein yields the protein MNAGRSTIAVLGAAFLLNPSPAAADPDVPPPGSVSVEVAALYGSGCLPGRVWLGSNVESFTVHYAEYIVTAGRDQTPRDSHKNCWVDVKVSHPPEFTYGIIKVEHRGSGELEDGASASMRSSFAFLGEDLPEGAKHLARGPYRGSWQLSDKSDISEVRIKPCDKPSTNRLFTELKADEGASDPSTVSYMALDDIDRNPGSSYHFHWERC from the coding sequence ATGAACGCTGGACGTTCGACGATCGCGGTGCTGGGTGCCGCTTTCCTGCTGAACCCCTCCCCCGCCGCCGCGGACCCGGACGTCCCGCCGCCCGGGAGCGTCTCTGTCGAGGTGGCGGCCCTCTACGGCTCGGGGTGCCTGCCAGGGCGTGTTTGGCTCGGCTCGAACGTTGAGTCCTTCACCGTCCACTACGCCGAGTACATCGTGACGGCCGGTCGAGATCAGACGCCTAGGGACTCCCATAAGAACTGCTGGGTCGACGTGAAGGTCTCACATCCGCCGGAGTTCACTTACGGCATCATCAAGGTCGAACACAGGGGATCCGGCGAGTTGGAAGACGGCGCCTCCGCCTCGATGAGGTCGTCTTTCGCCTTCTTGGGCGAGGACCTGCCCGAGGGGGCAAAGCACCTGGCTCGCGGCCCGTACCGCGGATCATGGCAATTGTCAGATAAGAGCGATATATCCGAAGTTCGTATCAAGCCGTGCGACAAGCCCAGCACCAACAGGCTTTTCACCGAACTGAAGGCCGATGAGGGCGCGTCCGACCCGTCCACGGTCAGCTACATGGCTCTGGACGACATCGACCGCAACCCGGGTAGTAGCTATCACTTCCACTGGGAGCGCTGCTGA
- a CDS encoding pentapeptide repeat-containing protein, whose product MDEIEIAPGITRDRLHPYADLRRVDLTGVDLSHANLNAADLTSALLVGAELSGANLSGANLTEADLSGTRLSGANLVGARLVNARLIDTNMRGADLTGADLTHASPVDSDPTGPSVNSPDLGEANLNGATLSHASLDGANLDGATLINAKLVNTNLSGARLNRANLVGADLREATLVWARLAGANLHGARLARANLHSADLSGTDLTRADLTRANLAAANLDGASLDGAVLAEMFWSRPMSSAGAGTVWPEGWATRIFHRSMVTARTPELYQVRS is encoded by the coding sequence GTGGATGAGATCGAGATCGCACCCGGCATCACCCGCGACCGGCTCCACCCCTACGCGGATCTGAGGCGCGTGGACCTGACCGGTGTGGACCTGAGTCACGCGAACCTGAACGCTGCCGATCTGACCAGCGCTCTTCTGGTCGGCGCGGAGCTGAGCGGCGCCAACCTGAGCGGCGCCAACCTGACGGAGGCGGATCTCAGTGGCACGCGGCTGAGCGGCGCCAACCTGGTCGGAGCGCGGCTGGTCAACGCGCGGCTGATCGACACGAACATGCGGGGCGCAGACCTGACCGGCGCGGATCTGACCCACGCGAGCCCGGTCGACTCAGATCCGACGGGCCCGTCCGTGAACAGCCCGGACCTGGGCGAGGCGAATCTGAACGGTGCCACCTTGTCCCACGCGTCCCTGGACGGCGCGAACCTTGACGGCGCGACCTTGATCAATGCGAAGCTGGTCAATACGAACCTGAGCGGCGCACGCCTGAACCGCGCGAACCTGGTCGGTGCGGATCTGCGCGAGGCGACGCTGGTCTGGGCGCGCCTCGCCGGCGCGAACCTGCACGGCGCGAGGCTGGCGCGCGCGAACCTGCACAGCGCGGACCTTTCGGGGACGGACCTGACCCGCGCGGACCTGACCCGCGCGAATCTGGCTGCGGCGAATCTGGACGGCGCGTCCCTGGACGGCGCCGTCCTCGCGGAAATGTTCTGGTCACGGCCGATGTCATCGGCCGGAGCGGGGACGGTGTGGCCGGAGGGCTGGGCGACCAGGATCTTTCATCGGTCGATGGTGACGGCGCGAACACCGGAGCTGTACCAGGTGCGAAGCTGA